A genomic region of Candidatus Thermoplasmatota archaeon contains the following coding sequences:
- a CDS encoding deoxyhypusine synthase: MKQQVRDIQPAETSTVNQLIRALYQSGGFSAKKVADGVDIIETMIRDKNCYKFLSFPACIISTGTRGIIKELVKQKLFDAIVTTTGTLDHDLARLWKPYYHGSFMGDDKELYEKGINRLGNIYIPIECYGTILEQKLQPMFTNIFQHQRKWSTRDLIWEVGKQLQREKNKETSIIYWAWKNQLPIYVPGITDGAFGSQLWMYYQNHRDITMDLFKDEQDLADTIFTSKKTGALIIGGGISKHHVIWWNQYKEGLDYVVYITTAVEYDGSLSGAQTREAISWGKINEKAPHLTIEGDATVLLPLMISALFERLQS; encoded by the coding sequence ATGAAACAACAAGTTCGTGATATTCAGCCTGCTGAAACTTCTACGGTAAATCAACTTATCCGCGCATTATACCAGAGCGGTGGTTTTTCAGCAAAAAAAGTCGCTGATGGTGTTGATATTATTGAAACTATGATTCGAGATAAAAACTGCTACAAGTTTCTCTCCTTTCCTGCATGCATTATCTCAACGGGCACACGCGGCATCATCAAAGAACTTGTGAAACAGAAACTTTTTGATGCCATTGTCACAACAACAGGTACACTTGATCATGATCTTGCCCGCCTCTGGAAACCGTACTATCACGGTTCTTTTATGGGTGATGATAAAGAACTCTACGAGAAAGGAATCAACCGACTCGGCAACATCTACATTCCCATAGAGTGTTATGGAACCATCCTTGAACAAAAACTTCAACCAATGTTTACAAACATCTTTCAACATCAGCGGAAATGGTCGACCAGGGATCTTATTTGGGAGGTTGGTAAACAACTTCAACGGGAAAAAAACAAGGAGACGTCCATCATTTATTGGGCGTGGAAAAATCAACTACCTATCTACGTTCCAGGTATAACCGACGGTGCTTTTGGATCGCAACTCTGGATGTACTACCAAAATCATCGAGATATCACCATGGATCTTTTTAAAGATGAACAAGACCTCGCAGATACGATTTTCACCTCAAAAAAGACTGGTGCGCTCATCATCGGTGGCGGCATCTCTAAACACCATGTTATCTGGTGGAACCAATACAAAGAAGGGCTTGACTATGTGGTTTACATCACAACTGCGGTTGAGTACGATGGCAGTCTTTCTGGTGCGCAAACCCGGGAAGCCATATCTTGGGGTAAAATCAATGAGAAAGCACCGCATCTCACCATTGAAG